The following are encoded in a window of Schistocerca gregaria isolate iqSchGreg1 unplaced genomic scaffold, iqSchGreg1.2 ptg000720l, whole genome shotgun sequence genomic DNA:
- the LOC126320403 gene encoding axoneme-associated protein mst101(2)-like isoform X12 — protein sequence MGGCLAGLSKFTRYESERNALANQTPIEHYLDKPEFSEVPDETYVARKSHGTQKTDGGHKIKDSADSGTVVESKSIAEKVAPREVPGKQEPLKIEFTDENSPNENQNRELYSGSKQRPSSPPVVSKREKQMPTGEPVSERVPMKKKRKTFKPEAKDLEEQPSEQIARETKHEQQEKERLGADSRIKKPEKEQMEQEKPDAINEAKDLEKIHKKRELAAGEVKQLEEEQQTKEHLIAEGKVNKSKDNENMRLPSEVVDKLTREPKNQELPAEIKASILEGEQKEKAKAVGEVEKPTLEKEQEMEDEKIHKKQEELTEFISDVQRLREEKEKKLAIEAEARDLEEKERQVAETRRLEKEREEKEIQIAESKRIKQRQRERQAAEAERLEKERQIAEAEKEEEERRKEILAAEAKQLEEKKRIAELKRIEEEREKERQAAEAERLRKEQEAELKRIEEEREKERQAAEAERLRKEQEAAEIKRIEEEQEKERQAAEAERLEKERQEAEIKRIEEEREKERQAAEAERLEKERQEAELKRIEEEREKERQAAEAERLEKERQEAELKRIEEEQEKERQAAEAERLRKEQEAAELKRIEEEQEKERQAAEAERLRKEQELAELKRIEEEREKERQAAEAERLEKERQEAELKRIEEEREKERQAAEAERLEKERQEAELKRIEEEREKERQAAEAERLEKERQEAEIKRIEEEREKERQAAEAERLEKERQEAELKRIEEEREKERQAAEAERLEKERQEAELKRIEEERQAAETEKSKQDTEQLSTITAAEAEKLDEERETGVGVEKVKESELDTSSKGPETTIDNQEFAKNDIKAAEELEIPQTKPLASARRNAYLANRAPSRREPAAFLVEARNELIKSGRIRDLSKTVSLGSLSPKGPVGTQSKPKRQYGTSVSGAGGPLKIDIASALGKQFQNFKSAKKNAKR from the exons ATGGGAGGCTGCCTTGCGGGGCTGTCTAAATTTACTCGCTATGAAAGCGAAAGGAATGCTCTAGCAAATCAAACACCAATAGAACATTATCTAG ATAAACCCGAGTTTTCGGAGGTGCCTGATGAAACTTATGTCGCTAGAAAGAGCCATGGCACTCAAAAAACCGACGGTGGGCACAAGATTAAGGATTCAGCCGACTCTGGAACTGTAGTAGAGTCGAAATCTATCGCCGAAAAAGTTGCTCCTAGAGAGGTACCCGGTAAGCAAGAGCCATTGAAAATAGAGTTTACTGATGAAAACAGTCCCAATGAGAATCAGAATAGAGAGCTATACTCTGGATCTAAGCAGAGGCCCTCGTCACCTCCTGTGGTGAGTAAGCGAGAGAAGCAGATGCCGACCGGTGAGCCCGTTTCTGAAAGAGTACCAATGAAGAAAAAACGAAAAACTTTTAAGCCTGAAGCGAAGGATTTAGAAGAACAGCCTTCAGAGCAGATTGCCAGAGAGACTAAGCATGAGCAACAGGAAAAGGAGCGATTAGGTGCTGATTCTAGGATCAAAAAGCCAGAAAAAGAGCAAATGGAGCAGGAAAAACCAGATGCTATTAATGAGGCTAAGGATCTAGAAAAGATTCACAAGAAAAGAGAATTGGCGGCTGGCGAAGTTAAGCAACTAGAAGAGGAGCAACAAACAAAAGAGCATTTGATAGCTGAGGGCAAAGTTAATAAATCAAAAGATAATGAAAATATGCGCTTGCCTTCAGAAGTTGTGGACAAATTGACAAGAGAACCGAAAAATCAAGAGTTACCAGCGGAAATAAAGGCTAGCATTCTAGAGGGAGAACAAAAAGAGAAGGCAAAGGCTGTAGGTGAAGTTGAAAAACCAACTTTAGAGAAAGAGCAAGAGATGGAAgatgaaaaaatacataaaaagcaaGAGGAATTAACGGAATTTATCTCAGATGTACAACGTTtaagggaagagaaagagaaaaaacttGCGATTGAAGCTGAAGCCAGAGATCTTGAGGAAAAAGAGCGACAAGTCGCTGAAACTAGGCGATTAGAAAAAGAACGGGAAGAAAAGGAAATACAAATAGCTGAATCCAAGAGGATAAAACAACGACAAAGAGAGCGACAGGCAGCTGAAGCTGAGAGGTTGGAGAAAGAGCGACAAATAGCTGAagctgagaaagaagaagaagagagaagaaaagaaatattGGCAGCTGAGGCTAAGCAGCTAGAGGAAAAAAAGAGAATAGCTGAACTCAAAAGAATAGAAGAGGAACGAGAAAAAGAACGACAAGCAGCTGAAGCTGAGAGGTTGAGAAAAGAACAAGAAGCTGAACTCAAAAGAATAGAAGAGGAACGAGAGAAAGAACGACAAGCAGCTGAAGCTGAGAGGTTGAGAAAAGAACAAGAAGCAGCTGAAATCAAAAGAATAGAAGAAGAGCAAGAAAAAGAACGACAAGCAGCTGAAGCTGAGAGACTAGAAAAAGAACGACAAGAAGCTGAAATCAAAAGAATAGAAGAAGAACGAGAAAAAGAACGACAAGCAGCTGAAGCTGAGAGACTAGAAAAAGAACGACAAGAAGCTGAACTCAAAAGAATAGAAGAAGAACGAGAAAAAGAACGACAAGCAGCTGAAGCTGAGAGACTAGAAAAAGAACGACAAGAAGCTGAACTCAAAAGAATAGAAGAAGAGCAAGAAAAAGAACGACAAGCAGCTGAAGCTGAGAGGTTGAGAAAAGAACAAGAAGCAGCTGAGCTCAAAAGAATAGAAGAAGAGCAAGAAAAAGAACGACAAGCAGCTGAAGCTGAGAGGTTGAGAAAAGAACAAGAACTAGCTGAACTCAAAAGAATAGAAGAGGAACGAGAAAAAGAACGACAAGCAGCTGAAGCTGAGAG ACTAGAAAAAGAACGACAAGAAGCTGAACTCAAAAGAATAGAAGAAGAACGAGAAAAAGAACGACAAGCAGCTGAAGCTGAGAGACTAGAAAAAGAACGACAAGAAGCTGAACTCAAAAGAATAGAAGAAGAACGAGAGAAAGAAAGGCAAGCGGCTGAAGCTGAGAGACTAGAAAAAGAACGACAAGAAGCTGAAATCAAAAGAATAGAAGAAGAACGAGAAAAAGAACGACAAGCAGCTGAAGCTGAGAGACTAGAAAAAGAACGACAAGAAGCAGAGCTCAAAAGAATAGAAGAAGAACGAGAAAAAGAAAGGCAAGCGGCTGAAGCTGAGAGACTAGAAAAAGAACGACAAGAAGCAGAGCTCAAAAGAATAGAAGAAGAACGACAAGCAGCTGAAACCGAGAAATCGAAACAAGATACAGAGCAACTGTCTACCATCACTGCAGCTGAAGCTGAAAAACTAGACGAGGAGAGAGAAACGGGAGTTGGTGTTGAAAAAGTTAAAGAGAGTGAATTGGATACTAGTTCTAAAGGTCCAGAAACGACAATCGATAATCAAGAATTTGCGAAAAATGATATCAAAGCTGCAGAAGAACTAGAAATTCCTCAGACAAAACCGTTAGCATctgcaagaagaaatgcatatctgGCTAATCGCGCTCCTTCTCGACGCGAGCCTGCAGCATTCCTTGTTGAGGCTAGAAATGAACTGATAAAAAGTGGCAGAATCAGAGACCTTTCAAAAACGGTGAGTCTCGGTTCGTTATCACCCAAGGGCCCCGTCGGCACTCAGAGCAAACCCAAGAGACAGTACGGTACATCAGTTTCAGGTGCCGGGGGACCATTAAAGATAGACATAGCCTCGGCCTTGGGTAAGCAATTCCAAAATTTTAAGTCAGCCAAAAAAAATGCCAAGAGATGA
- the LOC126320403 gene encoding trichohyalin-like isoform X14 has protein sequence MGGCLAGLSKFTRYESERNALANQTPIEHYLDKPEFSEVPDETYVARKSHGTQKTDGGHKIKDSADSGTVVESKSIAEKVAPREVPGKQEPLKIEFTDENSPNENQNRELYSGSKQRPSSPPVVSKREKQMPTGEPVSERVPMKKKRKTFKPEAKDLEEQPSEQIARETKHEQQEKERLGADSRIKKPEKEQMEQEKPDAINEAKDLEKIHKKRELAAGEVKQLEEEQQTKEHLIAEGKVNKSKDNENMRLPSEVVDKLTREPKNQELPAEIKASILEGEQKEKAKAVGEVEKPTLEKEQEMEDEKIHKKQEELTEFISDVQRLREEKEKKLAIEAEARDLEEKERQVAETRRLEKEREEKEIQIAESKRIKQRQRERQAAEAERLEKERQIAEAEKEEEERRKEILAAEAKQLEEKKRIAELKRIEEEREKERQAAEAERLRKEQEAELKRIEEEREKERQAAEAERLRKEQEAAEIKRIEEEQEKERQAAEAERLEKERQEAEIKRIEEEREKERQAAEAERLEKERQEAELKRIEEEREKERQAAEAERLEKERQEAELKRIEEEQEKERQAAEAERLRKEQEAAELKRIEEEQEKERQAAEAERLEKERQEAELKRIEEEREKERQAAEAERLEKERQEAELKRIEEEREKERQAAEAERLEKERQEAEIKRIEEEREKERQAAEAERLEKERQEAELKRIEEEREKERQAAEAERLEKERQEAELKRIEEERQAAETEKSKQDTEQLSTITAAEAEKLDEERETGVGVEKVKESELDTSSKGPETTIDNQEFAKNDIKAAEELEIPQTKPLASARRNAYLANRAPSRREPAAFLVEARNELIKSGRIRDLSKTVSLGSLSPKGPVGTQSKPKRQYGTSVSGAGGPLKIDIASALGKQFQNFKSAKKNAKR, from the exons ATGGGAGGCTGCCTTGCGGGGCTGTCTAAATTTACTCGCTATGAAAGCGAAAGGAATGCTCTAGCAAATCAAACACCAATAGAACATTATCTAG ATAAACCCGAGTTTTCGGAGGTGCCTGATGAAACTTATGTCGCTAGAAAGAGCCATGGCACTCAAAAAACCGACGGTGGGCACAAGATTAAGGATTCAGCCGACTCTGGAACTGTAGTAGAGTCGAAATCTATCGCCGAAAAAGTTGCTCCTAGAGAGGTACCCGGTAAGCAAGAGCCATTGAAAATAGAGTTTACTGATGAAAACAGTCCCAATGAGAATCAGAATAGAGAGCTATACTCTGGATCTAAGCAGAGGCCCTCGTCACCTCCTGTGGTGAGTAAGCGAGAGAAGCAGATGCCGACCGGTGAGCCCGTTTCTGAAAGAGTACCAATGAAGAAAAAACGAAAAACTTTTAAGCCTGAAGCGAAGGATTTAGAAGAACAGCCTTCAGAGCAGATTGCCAGAGAGACTAAGCATGAGCAACAGGAAAAGGAGCGATTAGGTGCTGATTCTAGGATCAAAAAGCCAGAAAAAGAGCAAATGGAGCAGGAAAAACCAGATGCTATTAATGAGGCTAAGGATCTAGAAAAGATTCACAAGAAAAGAGAATTGGCGGCTGGCGAAGTTAAGCAACTAGAAGAGGAGCAACAAACAAAAGAGCATTTGATAGCTGAGGGCAAAGTTAATAAATCAAAAGATAATGAAAATATGCGCTTGCCTTCAGAAGTTGTGGACAAATTGACAAGAGAACCGAAAAATCAAGAGTTACCAGCGGAAATAAAGGCTAGCATTCTAGAGGGAGAACAAAAAGAGAAGGCAAAGGCTGTAGGTGAAGTTGAAAAACCAACTTTAGAGAAAGAGCAAGAGATGGAAgatgaaaaaatacataaaaagcaaGAGGAATTAACGGAATTTATCTCAGATGTACAACGTTtaagggaagagaaagagaaaaaacttGCGATTGAAGCTGAAGCCAGAGATCTTGAGGAAAAAGAGCGACAAGTCGCTGAAACTAGGCGATTAGAAAAAGAACGGGAAGAAAAGGAAATACAAATAGCTGAATCCAAGAGGATAAAACAACGACAAAGAGAGCGACAGGCAGCTGAAGCTGAGAGGTTGGAGAAAGAGCGACAAATAGCTGAagctgagaaagaagaagaagagagaagaaaagaaatattGGCAGCTGAGGCTAAGCAGCTAGAGGAAAAAAAGAGAATAGCTGAACTCAAAAGAATAGAAGAGGAACGAGAAAAAGAACGACAAGCAGCTGAAGCTGAGAGGTTGAGAAAAGAACAAGAAGCTGAACTCAAAAGAATAGAAGAGGAACGAGAGAAAGAACGACAAGCAGCTGAAGCTGAGAGGTTGAGAAAAGAACAAGAAGCAGCTGAAATCAAAAGAATAGAAGAAGAGCAAGAAAAAGAACGACAAGCAGCTGAAGCTGAGAGACTAGAAAAAGAACGACAAGAAGCTGAAATCAAAAGAATAGAAGAAGAACGAGAAAAAGAACGACAAGCAGCTGAAGCTGAGAGACTAGAAAAAGAACGACAAGAAGCTGAACTCAAAAGAATAGAAGAAGAACGAGAAAAAGAACGACAAGCAGCTGAAGCTGAGAGACTAGAAAAAGAACGACAAGAAGCTGAACTCAAAAGAATAGAAGAAGAGCAAGAAAAAGAACGACAAGCAGCTGAAGCTGAGAGGTTGAGAAAAGAACAAGAAGCAGCTGAGCTCAAAAGAATAGAAGAAGAGCAAGAAAAAGAACGACAAGCAGCTGAAGCTGAGAG ACTAGAAAAAGAACGACAAGAAGCTGAACTCAAAAGAATAGAAGAAGAACGAGAAAAAGAACGACAAGCAGCTGAAGCTGAGAGACTAGAAAAAGAACGACAAGAAGCTGAACTCAAAAGAATAGAAGAAGAACGAGAGAAAGAAAGGCAAGCGGCTGAAGCTGAGAGACTAGAAAAAGAACGACAAGAAGCTGAAATCAAAAGAATAGAAGAAGAACGAGAAAAAGAACGACAAGCAGCTGAAGCTGAGAGACTAGAAAAAGAACGACAAGAAGCAGAGCTCAAAAGAATAGAAGAAGAACGAGAAAAAGAAAGGCAAGCGGCTGAAGCTGAGAGACTAGAAAAAGAACGACAAGAAGCAGAGCTCAAAAGAATAGAAGAAGAACGACAAGCAGCTGAAACCGAGAAATCGAAACAAGATACAGAGCAACTGTCTACCATCACTGCAGCTGAAGCTGAAAAACTAGACGAGGAGAGAGAAACGGGAGTTGGTGTTGAAAAAGTTAAAGAGAGTGAATTGGATACTAGTTCTAAAGGTCCAGAAACGACAATCGATAATCAAGAATTTGCGAAAAATGATATCAAAGCTGCAGAAGAACTAGAAATTCCTCAGACAAAACCGTTAGCATctgcaagaagaaatgcatatctgGCTAATCGCGCTCCTTCTCGACGCGAGCCTGCAGCATTCCTTGTTGAGGCTAGAAATGAACTGATAAAAAGTGGCAGAATCAGAGACCTTTCAAAAACGGTGAGTCTCGGTTCGTTATCACCCAAGGGCCCCGTCGGCACTCAGAGCAAACCCAAGAGACAGTACGGTACATCAGTTTCAGGTGCCGGGGGACCATTAAAGATAGACATAGCCTCGGCCTTGGGTAAGCAATTCCAAAATTTTAAGTCAGCCAAAAAAAATGCCAAGAGATGA
- the LOC126320403 gene encoding trichohyalin-like isoform X11, giving the protein MGGCLAGLSKFTRYESERNALANQTPIEHYLDKPEFSEVPDETYVARKSHGTQKTDGGHKIKDSADSGTVVESKSIAEKVAPREVPGKQEPLKIEFTDENSPNENQNRELYSGSKQRPSSPPVVSKREKQMPTGEPVSERVPMKKKRKTFKPEAKDLEEQPSEQIARETKHEQQEKERLGADSRIKKPEKEQMEQEKPDAINEAKDLEKIHKKRELAAGEVKQLEEEQQTKEHLIAEGKVNKSKDNENMRLPSEVVDKLTREPKNQELPAEIKASILEGEQKEKAKAVGEVEKPTLEKEQEMEDEKIHKKQEELTEFISDVQRLREEKEKKLAIEAEARDLEEKERQVAETRRLEKEREEKEIQIAESKRIKQRQRERQAAEAERLEKERQIAEAEKEEEERRKEILAAEAKQLEEKKRIAELKRIEEEREKERQAAEAERLRKEQEAELKRIEEEREKERQAAEAERLRKEQEAAEIKRIEEEQEKERQAAEAERLEKERQEAEIKRIEEEREKERQAAEAERLEKERQEAELKRIEEEREKERQAAEAERLEKERQEAELKRIEEEQEKERQAAEAERLRKEQEAAELKRIEEEQEKERQAAEAERLRKEQELAELKRIEEEREKERQAAEAERLRKEQEAAEIKRIEEEREKERQAAEAERLEKERQEAELKRIEEEQEKERQAAEAERLEKERQEAEIKRIEEEREKERQAAEAERLEKERQEAELKRIEEEREKERQAAEAERLEKERQEAELKRIEEERQAAETEKSKQDTEQLSTITAAEAEKLDEERETGVGVEKVKESELDTSSKGPETTIDNQEFAKNDIKAAEELEIPQTKPLASARRNAYLANRAPSRREPAAFLVEARNELIKSGRIRDLSKTVSLGSLSPKGPVGTQSKPKRQYGTSVSGAGGPLKIDIASALGKQFQNFKSAKKNAKR; this is encoded by the exons ATGGGAGGCTGCCTTGCGGGGCTGTCTAAATTTACTCGCTATGAAAGCGAAAGGAATGCTCTAGCAAATCAAACACCAATAGAACATTATCTAG ATAAACCCGAGTTTTCGGAGGTGCCTGATGAAACTTATGTCGCTAGAAAGAGCCATGGCACTCAAAAAACCGACGGTGGGCACAAGATTAAGGATTCAGCCGACTCTGGAACTGTAGTAGAGTCGAAATCTATCGCCGAAAAAGTTGCTCCTAGAGAGGTACCCGGTAAGCAAGAGCCATTGAAAATAGAGTTTACTGATGAAAACAGTCCCAATGAGAATCAGAATAGAGAGCTATACTCTGGATCTAAGCAGAGGCCCTCGTCACCTCCTGTGGTGAGTAAGCGAGAGAAGCAGATGCCGACCGGTGAGCCCGTTTCTGAAAGAGTACCAATGAAGAAAAAACGAAAAACTTTTAAGCCTGAAGCGAAGGATTTAGAAGAACAGCCTTCAGAGCAGATTGCCAGAGAGACTAAGCATGAGCAACAGGAAAAGGAGCGATTAGGTGCTGATTCTAGGATCAAAAAGCCAGAAAAAGAGCAAATGGAGCAGGAAAAACCAGATGCTATTAATGAGGCTAAGGATCTAGAAAAGATTCACAAGAAAAGAGAATTGGCGGCTGGCGAAGTTAAGCAACTAGAAGAGGAGCAACAAACAAAAGAGCATTTGATAGCTGAGGGCAAAGTTAATAAATCAAAAGATAATGAAAATATGCGCTTGCCTTCAGAAGTTGTGGACAAATTGACAAGAGAACCGAAAAATCAAGAGTTACCAGCGGAAATAAAGGCTAGCATTCTAGAGGGAGAACAAAAAGAGAAGGCAAAGGCTGTAGGTGAAGTTGAAAAACCAACTTTAGAGAAAGAGCAAGAGATGGAAgatgaaaaaatacataaaaagcaaGAGGAATTAACGGAATTTATCTCAGATGTACAACGTTtaagggaagagaaagagaaaaaacttGCGATTGAAGCTGAAGCCAGAGATCTTGAGGAAAAAGAGCGACAAGTCGCTGAAACTAGGCGATTAGAAAAAGAACGGGAAGAAAAGGAAATACAAATAGCTGAATCCAAGAGGATAAAACAACGACAAAGAGAGCGACAGGCAGCTGAAGCTGAGAGGTTGGAGAAAGAGCGACAAATAGCTGAagctgagaaagaagaagaagagagaagaaaagaaatattGGCAGCTGAGGCTAAGCAGCTAGAGGAAAAAAAGAGAATAGCTGAACTCAAAAGAATAGAAGAGGAACGAGAAAAAGAACGACAAGCAGCTGAAGCTGAGAGGTTGAGAAAAGAACAAGAAGCTGAACTCAAAAGAATAGAAGAGGAACGAGAGAAAGAACGACAAGCAGCTGAAGCTGAGAGGTTGAGAAAAGAACAAGAAGCAGCTGAAATCAAAAGAATAGAAGAAGAGCAAGAAAAAGAACGACAAGCAGCTGAAGCTGAGAGACTAGAAAAAGAACGACAAGAAGCTGAAATCAAAAGAATAGAAGAAGAACGAGAAAAAGAACGACAAGCAGCTGAAGCTGAGAGACTAGAAAAAGAACGACAAGAAGCTGAACTCAAAAGAATAGAAGAAGAACGAGAAAAAGAACGACAAGCAGCTGAAGCTGAGAGACTAGAAAAAGAACGACAAGAAGCTGAACTCAAAAGAATAGAAGAAGAGCAAGAAAAAGAACGACAAGCAGCTGAAGCTGAGAGGTTGAGAAAAGAACAAGAAGCAGCTGAGCTCAAAAGAATAGAAGAAGAGCAAGAAAAAGAACGACAAGCAGCTGAAGCTGAGAGGTTGAGAAAAGAACAAGAACTAGCTGAACTCAAAAGAATAGAAGAGGAACGAGAAAAAGAACGACAAGCAGCTGAAGCTGAGAGGTTGAGAAAAGAACAAGAAGCAGCTGAAATCAAAAGAATAGAAGAAGAACGAGAAAAAGAAAGGCAAGCGGCTGAAGCTGAGAGACTAGAAAAAGAACGACAAGAAGCTGAACTCAAAAGAATAGAAGAAGAGCAAGAAAAAGAACGACAAGCAGCTGAAGCTGAGAG ACTAGAAAAAGAACGACAAGAAGCTGAAATCAAAAGAATAGAAGAAGAACGAGAAAAAGAACGACAAGCAGCTGAAGCTGAGAGACTAGAAAAAGAACGACAAGAAGCAGAGCTCAAAAGAATAGAAGAAGAACGAGAAAAAGAAAGGCAAGCGGCTGAAGCTGAGAGACTAGAAAAAGAACGACAAGAAGCAGAGCTCAAAAGAATAGAAGAAGAACGACAAGCAGCTGAAACCGAGAAATCGAAACAAGATACAGAGCAACTGTCTACCATCACTGCAGCTGAAGCTGAAAAACTAGACGAGGAGAGAGAAACGGGAGTTGGTGTTGAAAAAGTTAAAGAGAGTGAATTGGATACTAGTTCTAAAGGTCCAGAAACGACAATCGATAATCAAGAATTTGCGAAAAATGATATCAAAGCTGCAGAAGAACTAGAAATTCCTCAGACAAAACCGTTAGCATctgcaagaagaaatgcatatctgGCTAATCGCGCTCCTTCTCGACGCGAGCCTGCAGCATTCCTTGTTGAGGCTAGAAATGAACTGATAAAAAGTGGCAGAATCAGAGACCTTTCAAAAACGGTGAGTCTCGGTTCGTTATCACCCAAGGGCCCCGTCGGCACTCAGAGCAAACCCAAGAGACAGTACGGTACATCAGTTTCAGGTGCCGGGGGACCATTAAAGATAGACATAGCCTCGGCCTTGGGTAAGCAATTCCAAAATTTTAAGTCAGCCAAAAAAAATGCCAAGAGATGA